Proteins found in one Quercus robur chromosome 2, dhQueRobu3.1, whole genome shotgun sequence genomic segment:
- the LOC126695354 gene encoding uncharacterized protein LOC126695354, whose amino-acid sequence MAGPILSREEEAELARSNKKVKNVSHAGFEDHMREGLTSFPLNSGVARHPLSFRDKLVGEIPDAYVQAFNFSELMEADKDSDSESSDLREGLVAVPFSKELKNPVGKLDCVDLGKEFFLVRFSVREDCEAVLRNGPWFIGENFLSIRPWEPNFNPAEANISSVAIWVRLNELPIEYYHVEALQLIGNAIGKVLRIDTNTTNESRGRFARLCIQVDVGKPLTTALLIGGKEQPVCYEGIQRLCFSCGRIGHRRENCPFVVRKYDSQARETDENNGTPMNQDDVVHAPENVGTTSGTSKDKGAYECMAGEDELVDNAKDIYGPWIMVTRKRNGNKVTKQMVPTDQSTLRMKGEEKFGSNIPTLREGKRKGATEVNPFEAQMANAVQSISNGPKHTYHNQGQPHVVNNSPRTELSPSVRGKKGMARNRASLTLTKQATSNFAIKGAVTNAKISSVDNPCANGNETFNFKAKSVGQSSSSSSNGQQNRSCQEEMQPKDQADMEARACSVMVESGEDEFSHAKANPGRAELMAGGQNASGSIMVEKERPGIGHGAAEQMDFEEDKGVGPPSS is encoded by the exons ATGGCTGGCCCTATTCTCTctagagaggaagaagcagagtTAGCTCGCAGtaacaaaaaagtgaaaaatgttAGTCACGCCGGATTCGAGGACCATATGAGGGAAGGCCTGACATCCTTTCCTTTGAACTCAGGGGTAGCTAGACACCCTCTGTCCTTCAGGGATAAGCTTGTAGGAGAAATACCCGATGCGTATGTTCAAGCTTTTAACTTCTCTGAACTAATGGAGGCAGACAAGGATTCAGACTCTGAGAGTTCCGATCTTAGAGAGGGCCTTGTTGCTGTTCCGTTCTCTAAAGAGCTCAAGAACC CCGTGGGGAAGCTTGACTGCGTGGACCTTGGTAAGGAGTTTTTTCTAGTCCGATTCTCTGTCAGAGAGGACTGTGAGGCTGTGCTTAGAAATGGTCCATGGTTTAtaggagaaaattttctttccattaGGCCATGGGAACCAAACTTTAATCCAGCAGAGGCAAACATCTCGTCGGTTGCCATTTGGGTGAGGTTGAATGAGCTCCCCATTGAATATTATCATGTAGAAGCTCTCCAACTCATTGGGAATGCGATTGGCAAGGTGTTAAGAATAGATACAAATACAACTAATGAGTCTAGGGGACGGTTTGCTCGCCTATGTATTCAGGTGGACGTTGGTAAGCCGCTTACCACAGCGCTTCTCATTGGTGGAAAGGAACAACCTGTGTGTTATGAAGGAATACAGAGACTATGTTTTTCTTGCGGAAGAATTGGCCACCGACGTGAAAATTGCCCTTTTGTTGTTCGGAAATATGACTCTCAGGCGAGGGAGACTGATGAAAATAATGGTACGCCGATGAACCAAGACGACGTTGTGCATGCTCCTGAAAATGTAGGTACCACGTCGGGCACGTCCAAGGACAAAGGAGCGTACGAGTGTATGGCAGGCGAGGATGAGTTGGTGGACAATGCCAAGGACATTTACGGTCCGTGGATTATGGTGACACGCAAAAGGAATGGGAACAAGGTGACAAAGCAAATGGTCCCCACTGATCAAAGCACTCTAAGGATGAAAGGGGAAGAAAAGTTTGGGTCTAATATACCAACCCTTAGGGAAGGCAAGAGGAAAGGGGCCACAGAAGTTAACCCATTTGAGGCCCAAATGGCCAATGCGGTCCAATCAATCTCCAATGGGCCGAAGCATACATACCATAATCAAGGACAGCCCCACGTGGTTAACAACAGCCCAAGAACTGAGTTAAGCCCCTCTGTTAGGGGTAAGAAAGGAATGGCCAGAAATAGGGCTTCCTTAACTTTGACTAAACAAGCGACATCCAACTTTGCAATCAAAGGAGCGGTCACTAATGCAAAAATATCCTCAGTAGATAATCCGTGTGCAAATGGGAATGAAACTTTCAACTTCAAAGCCAAGTCTGTTGGGCAATCTTCAAGCTCTAGTTCTAATGGCCAACAAAACCGTTCTTGTCAAGAGGAGATGCAACCAAAAGATCAAGCGGACATGGAAGCTAGAGCTTGCTCTGTTATGGTGGAAAGTGGGGAAGATGAGTTTTCCCATGCCAAAGCTAACCCAGGAAGGGCGGAGCTCATGGCAGGAGGCCAGAATGCGAGTGGGAGTATCATGGTGGAGAAGGAGAGGCCGGGTATAGGCCATGGTGCAGCTGAGCAGATGGATTTTGAAGAAGACAAAGGAGTGGGCCCTCCCTCCAGTTGA